The Oncorhynchus nerka isolate Pitt River linkage group LG13, Oner_Uvic_2.0, whole genome shotgun sequence sequence gggttaggtttatagatagatggttacctgctgggttaggtttatagttatatagatggttacctgctgggttaggtttatagttatatagatggttacctgctgggttagggttagttatatagatggttacctgctgggttagggttatagatagatggttacctgttgggttaggtttagttatatagatggttacctgctgggttaggtttatagatagatggttacctgctgggttagggttatagatagatggttacctgctgggttagggttatagttatatagatggttacctgctgggttagggttatagttatatagatggatgtatggttacctgctgggttagggttatagttatatagatggatACCCGCTGGTcatctctgtctgcctgttgcACCTCCAACAATGTAAGCCAGCTACAGGTCATCAGAGCAGTGACAGGGAGGTCGGCGCATTAAGTTGAGTCTTGAGACATTCACAGCAAGATCGGTGTGATTCATTTTTTTACATCCAAAACAATTTTATTGTTCTCCTCCAGGTTGAACAGTTGACCCTGACCTTTTCCCAAACACCCAAACCATGTCATCATGAGACAGTACATTGCATTTGTTAAGGTAGCAGTGGAGGCAAAAGGATGtccttcattctctctcctccgtcaCCCGGGAAACCGATAAGTGGTGGAAGAGTGTCAATTCGTTAACAGGAAGACGGTCTTCCCCTCAATAGGCTCCTTTTTTGGCAAGGACGCAAAAGTGTATCCTACCCTGAGTCCTTCGTGGAAGAGTTTTGAAATCAGCCCCCCTTCAAATCAGCTACTGTTTTCATCGAAGAAGAAAAGCATGCAAACATTTAAAACTATATTCTACTTATCCTTCTTTATCTATAAAATGTTTTGCACAACCAGCTTTCTTAGTTATCAgtttatacattttattttggGATTCCGCCCTGTAAACGTAGTTTGCCTGATGACGCGTGATTGGAGGAGTCATTTTATACAGGCGCATTTTCATCCACTTTCCCCTCTCCTCGATAACCTTTGACCTTTTTCTAAAGGAGGCCAGAGGATGATGGAAGAGGGAGGATGCAAGAGTTGAGCAAATCCAATTGAGAAAAGGCCTATCAGTccagcaaaaaaacaaaacaacaaaggaaACTGTCAGGAGAGAGAATAGAATCAGGTTAGTTTTCATGTGATTGTCCATTGGCCTTCCCATGTCTAggatctctttatgtagtgcatATGCAAACTGTACACAGCTTCTCTCCATGTGAAATTCAAAAGGTGACACAGTTCAGTTGGCACAAAGCAAGGCAACATGGCCCCATAAAGTGATGTCATCCTGGGTATGGGGGAGGAGCTAAATAATGGATTAAAACCATTCAATCAAAACAGTCTTAAGGAAAATAATAATTAGTGTAGAATTGGAACACCCATATAGATGACAGGACAGGAAAGTACCCACAGACACAAACGCTTATCATAGGACCAAAAGAGATTAGTTTCATCTCTGTGATACCCAAAACCCCATTCTAATAGGGTGCTTAATGGAAGACGTCTGACAGTTAAGGGTGAAGAATCTCAACATACCAACGTTTGTTGTGGTAAAATCAGCCAAGCCCGGTTTTATTATTCCTAACCATAAACAAACAGCTTAGCCTGCTGGGAAGAGCCTGTCCGCCTGCCGCctcctctcagtgtgtgtgtctgcgcactCGTTTATGATAATAAATTATCAAAATGGCTACCTACCTATCCTACCTTGACCTGTTAGGGTCAAACACACAGCTTCATGCGGAATTGATTATCGGCTTTCTTTTCATAGatttctttatatatatatatatatagatttatATATAgttcattctctcgctctctcacgttCACATTCTCTCGTCTTGCTTCTGACTTTCATGTACACAATGTGGGGTGGGgtcgagggagggaggggtgacaaGTGAGTTGACGTCACCCAGCCAAAGAAAACAAAATGAATAATAACCGAAGCCAAGAAAAGAGCTGCAATCTTATTTCTTTCAGTTGCCAAGCGACGGTTGGTAACGGCAGTTGGTGGTTTAAACGTTGTAAGTGACGTCATCAAAGAGGCGGGGGTCGCTGCTCCTTTTGTTCTCGGAGGTTGAGGTTCTCCAACGCCACGTCCAAGGTCATGACCTCCACGCAGCCCATGTCTCCGAAGGTGCCGAAATCACTGAACGCGTCAGAACCTCGGATCACGGCGTCGTGGTAGTCATGGAGATCGTCATCTTCGCTGTGGTCGGGATCGGCCagcagggtggagaggaggagctcCGTGACGAAGAGAGAACGGTCCGCCCACTGGCCCTCACTCAGCTGACGCTCCGCCTCCGACAACCTCGGCTCACTCAGTCTggaggagtgagaaagagatggCACTCCATTACAAATACAATCCATTCTCCTACAGAACAAGTCTCTTGTTCAACAGATATTACCTAAACTAGAATAACCACACACAAAAAAGAAAGTTAAAATCAAGTGTAGCACACAGTAGTTAACCTGTTGAGGAGGAACTGGGAGttgctctgctgtgtgtgtgtagtgaacaCGTGATGCCCTGGGTTGGGGCTGGTAGAGTTGGAACTGGGGTTGGCGTTGTGATGCCCTGGGCTTGGATTGGCATTCAGCCCTGCGTTGGTGGAGGTACGGCTGCTGCGTTGCGTGGCACTCCGGGCCGTCTCCAACTGCTGTCTGGCAGCCTGGGTTTGGTGCCGCTCCAACTGGAGCTGCatctagaggaggaagaggagcagaaACATGAAGATAAGTAGAAGGGTTCAGGAGAAGTAGGAGGGTTCAGGAGAAGTAGGAGGGTTCAGGAGAAGTAGGAGGGTTCAGGAGAAGTAGGAGGGTTCAGGAGAAGTAAGATATGAGTTCAGTACTTTGCTTTAAGGGCATACTTGCATTACAGATTCTAGGATACTGACACCAGCTAAAGGAGGGGGAACGGGATTCAAACCGGctctcctctaacctctggtTGCCggctctctcctctaacctccggctctctcctctaacctccggctctctcctctaacctccggctctctcctctaacctccggCTCTCTCCTCTGACCTCCGGCTCGCTCCACTGACCTCCGGCTCTCTCCACTGACCTCCGGCTCTCTCCACTAACCTCCggctctctcctctaacctccggctctctcctctaacctccggctctctcctctaacctccggctctctcctctaacctccggctctctcctctaacctccggctctctcctctaacctctggACTACCTACCTGGAGCTGCTGTAGCTGGGAGGCTGAAGGACCTGAACTCAGCTGGC is a genomic window containing:
- the LOC115122994 gene encoding E3 ubiquitin-protein ligase KCMF1-like isoform X2, yielding MQCALTRVDFDLYYGGEALSVEQPQAFTCPYCGRMGYTETSLQEHVAAEHTETSSEVICPICASLPGGDPNHVTDDFAAHLTLEHRAPRDLDESSGVRHVRRMFHPGRGLGGPRARRSNMHFTSSTSGGSSTTQTSTQSSNYNREAMDPIAELLSQLSGVRRSAGGQLSSGPSASQLQQLQMQLQLERHQTQAARQQLETARSATQRSSRTSTNAGLNANPSPGHHNANPSSNSTSPNPGHHVFTTHTQQSNSQFLLNRLSEPRLSEAERQLSEGQWADRSLFVTELLLSTLLADPDHSEDDDLHDYHDAVIRGSDAFSDFGTFGDMGCVEVMTLDVALENLNLREQKEQRPPPL